Below is a window of Roseivirga misakiensis DNA.
CTGATCGATAGCATTTTAAAAAGCCGCAAAATTATAAAGCGTTTCAAGCCCGATGCCGTAGTTGGCGTGGGTGGTTACGCGTCGGGACCTTTGTTAAGAGTTGCTACTAAAAAGCGTATACCATCCGTAATTCAAGAGCAAAACTCATATGCTGGTCTGACGAATAAAGTACTAGCTGGCCGAGTGAGTAAAATATGTGTGGCTTACCCAGGGATGGAGAAATTCTTTCCAGCTAACAAAATAGTAATGACGGGTAACCCTGTCAGAAGCGATATCAGTAATCTGACGAATAAAAGAGCTACTGGACTAAAGCACTTTGGGCTAAGCGAAGACAAACCAGTTTTAATGATTTTGGGTGGTAGCCTTGGTGCTCGAACCCTCAACGATAGCATGGTTGACGGTATCGAAGCCTTAGTTGGAGCCAATGTTCAAGTGATTTGGCAATGCGGTAAGTTTTACTATAAAGAAATGAGCGCCAAACTTGAAGCATCAGCACATGGTGGTTTGATTCATCTATTCGAATTCTTAAAAGAAATGGATTTGGCTTATGCCGCAGCAGATGTGGTGATCAGTCGAGCAGGGGCGCTGTCGGTGTCAGAATTAAGCATAGCTGGAAAACCTACGCTTTTTGTGCCTTCACCAAATGTAGCGGAAGATCACCAGTCGAAAAATGCGAAGGCAATGGTCGACAATGAAGCGGCACTTTTAGTCAAAGATTCAGAGGCGAAGGAGAATTTGATCAAAAGGGCGATTGAACTGATCAACGATCAGGCGGAACAAGAAAAATTAGCAAAGAATATAAAGACAATGGCCCGACCGGCTGCTGCAGAAGAAATAGTAAACGAAATAGTCAATTTAATCGAGTGAATTTAGATAGCCTACATAGCGTCTATTTTATAGGAATCGGAGGGATCGGAATGAGTGCTTTAGCCCGTTGGTTTAAGCATAACGGCAAAGCCGTGTCTGGGTACGATCGGACCGAAACAGATTTGACTAGAAGTTTGCAGTCAGAAGGTATAGCAATTCATTTCCAAGACGACTTGGAGCATATTGCCGAGGCGGTGAAACTGTCAACCGAAGGTGTATTGGTGGTTTACACACCTGCTATTCCAAGTAATCATAAAGGCCTAAACTGGTTTAGAGCCAATCAATACCCACTAATGAAACGATCAGAGGTATTGGGCCTGATTACGCAAAACATGAAAAATGTTGCGGTAGCAGGAACCCACGGTAAAACCACTACCTCGTCTATGATTGTGCACTTGCTTAAAACAGCAGGGATTGATTGCACGGGATTCTTGGGTGGGATTTCAGCCAACTACAATACCAACATGATTCTGAATGATAGCGAAGATAGTATCGCCGTCATTGAAGCTGATGAGTTTGACAGATCATTCTTGACGCTTCACCCAGATATAGCAGTGGTAACAGCCACCGATGCAGATCACTTGGATATTTATGGTGATAAAGAAGCCTTAAAGGATTCATTCAGACAGTTTGTAGATCAGATTAATGATGGTGGGCATCTATTTGTAAAGCATGACCTGAAAGAGGACTTTACGCCGTCAGATAAGATTAGAAAAACAGGGTATGGATTGGCCCAAGGTGCCATTAAATCCACGAATCTAAGAATTGAGGATGCAGCCTTTGTATTTGACTATAGTGGATCACAAACAATTGAAGGAGTTCGACTCAATGTTCCCGGCTACCACAATGTTGAAAATATGCTGGCCGCCATGTCGGTATGTAGCCAGTTAGGTGCAGATGCAGAAAGTTTAAAGACCGGCGTAAGTACTTATAAGGGTGTAAAACGCCGATTTGAATTTATTCATAAGTCGGCTGATGTGGTTTACATCGATGACTATGCACACCATCCAGTAGAAATAGAAATGTTCTTGAAATCGGTGAGGGATTTGTTCCCAACGAAAAAAGTGACGGCAGTTTTTCAACCGCATCTTTTTACAAGAACAAGAGATTTTGCGGAAGGCTTTTCAGAAAGTCTATCGCTTGCCGATGAAGTAATACTATTGGACATATATCCGGCGAGAGAGCTGCCGATAGAAGGTGTTAGTTCAGCATTATTATTAAAAGATATTCGAACAGAGAAAAAAACAATAAGCACGAAAGAAAACCTCATAAGTCAAATCAACAATTGGAAGCCAGAAGTCCTTGTGACGATCGGTGCAGGTGATATTGACAAGTTAGTTGAACCTATTAAAAACTCTTTATTATGAAAACAAGAGAAACAATATTGAGGGTAGCGGGGATCATTGGAGGCAGTGTAATCATTTTTCTAATGATCAGTTTTGTAGAGAAACGAGAGTTGGGCTACAGGATCGAAGACATTGATGTAGAAATCGAAAATGCTTTTGAAAACTTCTTCATAGACGAAGCTGATGTGATGTCTTTGATCATGGAAAATGAAGGAGACTCGATTTTAGGAGACCAATACGGAAGAGTAAGCCTAAGGGCTATTGAAAGTAGAATTGAGTCGCACAGTTTTGTGAAAGATGCCGAGGTATTTAGAGACCTGAAAGGCCATTTAGTGGTAAAAGCACGGCAAAATAAGCCAGTGGCTAGGCTGATCAGTAACCGAGGGGAAAGCGCTTATTTAGGTGAAGACGGTGACGTTTTGCCAGTTTCTCCAAAATATACAGCACGTGTCCCTGTGATTACAGGCAAATACGTTTCGGATATGCTTGAACTCAGCAATGTGAATGAGCGGGAAGATGACGCCAACATATTTGCCATGGTTAACTTTATTAATGAAGATAAATTTTGGGCCAAGCAAGTCGGTCAAATCATCATAAATGCTAGCGACGATATAGTCATGTATCCGCAAGTCGGAAATCAAATGCTAGAGTTTGGAGATGCGAATAACATCGAGAGGAAATTCAAAAACTTGAAAATATTTTTCAAAGAAATAATGCCAACCAAAGGTTGGAACACCTATAAAAGGGTAAATGTAGCTTTCAAAGACCAGATCATCTGTGATACCAAATAATGCCATGCAAAACGATAAAATTGTAGTAGGATTAGACATCGGCACAACAAAAATTTGTGCTATAGTGGGTACTAAAAACGAGTATGGAAAACTCGAAGTACTCGGTATGGGTAAAGCCGTTTCAGACGGGGTTATCCGAGGAATTGTAACGAATATTGACAAAACGGTACTTGCCATTGAAAAGGCAATCGCTGAGGCCAGTGAGCAATCAGGGATTGAAATTAATGTGGTAAATGTGGGTATAGCCGGCCAGCATATCAAAAGCTCTGTGCATCACGGGAGTATTACGCGTGACAGAGTGGATGATGAAATAACTGTTGAGGATATCAACAGGCTCACCAACGACATTCATAAAATCGTAATGCCTCCAGGTTGCGAGATTATCCATGTAATGCCGCAAGACTACATTGTCGATTACGAAGATGGTATTAAAGATCCGGTAGGCATGTCGGGTGTTAAATTAGAGGCAGATTTCCACGTGATTACGGCCCAAACCAATGCCATAAGAAATATCAATAAATGTGTTAAACGCGCTGGACTTGAAATCGATGATCTCATTTTGGAACCACTGGCATCGAGTATGTCGGTGCTTTCAGATGAAGAGAAGGAAGCTGGTGTTTGTTTGGTAGACATTGGCGGCGGTACTACAGACGTTGCGATTTTCCACGACAGCATTATTAGGCATACCGCAGTAATACCTTTCGGTGGCAATATCATTACTACAGATATTAAGGAAGGGCTAAAAGTAATGCAAAACCAAGCCGAGCTATTGAAAACGAAGTTTGGTAAGGCTATCGCAGAGGAGGCAAATCCTAATGAAATAGTGTCCATTCCAGGGCTTAGAAATAGACCGCCAAAAGAAATCTCTATTCGAAACCTCGCACATATCGTGGAGGCAAGAATGGAAGAGATTATCGAGTTGGTGCATGCTGAAATTATCACATCAGGTTATGGAAGCAAACTCGCAGGAGGTATTGTCATTACAGGAGGTGGGTCTCAGTTGGCTTATATCAAGCAGTTATTCGAATACATGACAGGTATGGATGCCAGAATTGGTTATCCGAACGAGCATTTAGGGAAATCTAAAGTGGAAGCTATAAAGAGTCCGATGTATGCGACCACTGTAGGATTGGTGCTTTCAGGTTTCAGAGCAATTGACGAAAGAGAAAATAGATACATGGAAAGTAAACCGGGTGCAAACGGCAGAAGAGATGAAAAGGGCAATAAGAAAGGCTCTGAATTCTTTAGCAAGTTGATCGATCGTACCAAGGGTTTATTAATGGACGATTTTCACGATAAAAACGAATACTAAAAAAAATGGAAGCTTGGTTTCGGTATTCTGGAATCAAGCGTCAAACTAAAAAACAATAATCATGGCAGATTCTTACATGTTTGAACTTCCATCACACCATAAATCGATTATCAAAGTAATTGGTGTTGGTGGCGGCGGAAGCAACGCAGTAAACCACATGTTTAATCAAGGTATTAGAGATGTGGAATTCGTAGTGTGCAATACAGATGCACAAGCTTTAAAAAGTAGCCCCATTCCAAATAGGTTACAAATTGGAATTGGACTAACTGAAGGTCTCGGGGCAGGAGCAAATCCTGAAACTGGGAAGAACGCAGCAATTGAAAGCAAAGAGCAAATTCGAGAAATGCTTGGCGATG
It encodes the following:
- the murG gene encoding undecaprenyldiphospho-muramoylpentapeptide beta-N-acetylglucosaminyltransferase — translated: MKVRNTPYRLIISGGGTGGHVYPAIAIANAFMARFEDAEILFVGAKGKMEMQKVPEAGYPIEGLWISGLQRKLTLDNLSFPLKLIDSILKSRKIIKRFKPDAVVGVGGYASGPLLRVATKKRIPSVIQEQNSYAGLTNKVLAGRVSKICVAYPGMEKFFPANKIVMTGNPVRSDISNLTNKRATGLKHFGLSEDKPVLMILGGSLGARTLNDSMVDGIEALVGANVQVIWQCGKFYYKEMSAKLEASAHGGLIHLFEFLKEMDLAYAAADVVISRAGALSVSELSIAGKPTLFVPSPNVAEDHQSKNAKAMVDNEAALLVKDSEAKENLIKRAIELINDQAEQEKLAKNIKTMARPAAAEEIVNEIVNLIE
- the murC gene encoding UDP-N-acetylmuramate--L-alanine ligase, whose amino-acid sequence is MNLDSLHSVYFIGIGGIGMSALARWFKHNGKAVSGYDRTETDLTRSLQSEGIAIHFQDDLEHIAEAVKLSTEGVLVVYTPAIPSNHKGLNWFRANQYPLMKRSEVLGLITQNMKNVAVAGTHGKTTTSSMIVHLLKTAGIDCTGFLGGISANYNTNMILNDSEDSIAVIEADEFDRSFLTLHPDIAVVTATDADHLDIYGDKEALKDSFRQFVDQINDGGHLFVKHDLKEDFTPSDKIRKTGYGLAQGAIKSTNLRIEDAAFVFDYSGSQTIEGVRLNVPGYHNVENMLAAMSVCSQLGADAESLKTGVSTYKGVKRRFEFIHKSADVVYIDDYAHHPVEIEMFLKSVRDLFPTKKVTAVFQPHLFTRTRDFAEGFSESLSLADEVILLDIYPARELPIEGVSSALLLKDIRTEKKTISTKENLISQINNWKPEVLVTIGAGDIDKLVEPIKNSLL
- a CDS encoding cell division protein FtsQ/DivIB, producing MKTRETILRVAGIIGGSVIIFLMISFVEKRELGYRIEDIDVEIENAFENFFIDEADVMSLIMENEGDSILGDQYGRVSLRAIESRIESHSFVKDAEVFRDLKGHLVVKARQNKPVARLISNRGESAYLGEDGDVLPVSPKYTARVPVITGKYVSDMLELSNVNEREDDANIFAMVNFINEDKFWAKQVGQIIINASDDIVMYPQVGNQMLEFGDANNIERKFKNLKIFFKEIMPTKGWNTYKRVNVAFKDQIICDTK
- the ftsA gene encoding cell division protein FtsA, translated to MQNDKIVVGLDIGTTKICAIVGTKNEYGKLEVLGMGKAVSDGVIRGIVTNIDKTVLAIEKAIAEASEQSGIEINVVNVGIAGQHIKSSVHHGSITRDRVDDEITVEDINRLTNDIHKIVMPPGCEIIHVMPQDYIVDYEDGIKDPVGMSGVKLEADFHVITAQTNAIRNINKCVKRAGLEIDDLILEPLASSMSVLSDEEKEAGVCLVDIGGGTTDVAIFHDSIIRHTAVIPFGGNIITTDIKEGLKVMQNQAELLKTKFGKAIAEEANPNEIVSIPGLRNRPPKEISIRNLAHIVEARMEEIIELVHAEIITSGYGSKLAGGIVITGGGSQLAYIKQLFEYMTGMDARIGYPNEHLGKSKVEAIKSPMYATTVGLVLSGFRAIDERENRYMESKPGANGRRDEKGNKKGSEFFSKLIDRTKGLLMDDFHDKNEY